The Phacochoerus africanus isolate WHEZ1 chromosome 15, ROS_Pafr_v1, whole genome shotgun sequence genome has a segment encoding these proteins:
- the MORN4 gene encoding MORN repeat-containing protein 4 isoform X2 has translation MTLTKGRRHGFGQLMFADGGTYLGHFENGLFNGFGVLTFSDGSRYEGEFAQGKFNGVGVFIRHDNMTFEGEFKNGRVDGLGLLTFPDGSHGIPRNEGLFENNKLLRREKCPAVVQRAQSASKSARSLAA, from the exons GCCGCAGACATGGTTTTGGTCAACTGATGTTTGCTGATGGTGGCACCTACCTGGGCCATTTTGAAAATGGGCTCTTTAATGGTTTTGGGGTACTGACCTTCTCAGACGGCTCGAG GTATGAGGGCGAGTTTGCCCAGGGGAAGTTCAACGGTGTCGGAGTCTTCATTCGACACGACAACATGACCTTTGAAGGGGAATTTAAAAACGGCCGCGTGGACGGTTTGG GCCTGCTGACCTTCCCCGACGGTTCTCACGGAATACCCCGAAACGAAGGTCTGTTTGAGAACAACAAGCTCTTGCGGCGTGAAAAGTGTCCCGCGGTGGTTCAGCGGGCCCAGAGCGCCTCCAAGTCGGCCAGGAGCCTCGCGGCCTGA